A single genomic interval of bacterium harbors:
- the mlaD gene encoding outer membrane lipid asymmetry maintenance protein MlaD, which produces MRRTSWELGVGVFMLAGLLAVGYLTIRLGRMELFGGDAYTVKARFQNVTGLKSGAAVEIAGVTVGTVAGVEVNPQTFAAVVTLRIRTGIELTDDTIASIKTQGLIGDKFVKLSPGGSGKTLKPGETILDTESAVDLEDLISRYVMGKV; this is translated from the coding sequence ATGCGCAGGACGTCATGGGAGCTTGGCGTGGGCGTCTTCATGCTGGCCGGCCTTCTCGCCGTGGGCTACCTCACGATCAGGCTCGGCAGGATGGAGCTGTTCGGCGGGGACGCCTACACCGTCAAGGCGAGGTTCCAGAACGTGACCGGGCTGAAGAGCGGCGCGGCCGTCGAGATCGCGGGGGTGACGGTCGGCACCGTGGCCGGCGTGGAGGTGAACCCGCAGACCTTCGCGGCCGTGGTCACGCTGAGGATCCGCACGGGCATCGAGCTGACGGACGACACGATCGCGTCGATCAAGACGCAGGGGCTGATCGGCGACAAGTTCGTGAAGCTCTCCCCGGGCGGGTCGGGGAAGACCCTCAAGCCCGGGGAGACGATCCTCGACACCGAGTCCGCGGTGGACCTGGAAGATCTCATCAG